From Candidatus Methanoplasma cognatum, one genomic window encodes:
- a CDS encoding TIM barrel protein has protein sequence MSCKGRTLKDGIEDVHNLSLNALGIQMVRAGVYGRYPNEEEVGIRIRDVTDGFVIELERGGELISDPETVIEEEDGLIYMSSGITNNFGELYGIGNIAKRLDVNISLHTPYYMDLGSNNELTGSCIDSIRRAATIVNALDGDVVVTNLGLYTGKLPEEEIDANIEENVAAIMDWWKDNRIRPKLGVEITGHQSVYGSLDQVLDLCDSIDGVVPVINFPHHHSRTNGSLMESEDFLELLQQVEPYCKDMIHTAFAGVEYSDGNEKRLTPIKKGDLRFEPLAEALCDLKPEATIISASPLLEHDAMYMRIINERVLSKRVARALKEKRKAEMAVAAEE, from the coding sequence TTGTCCTGTAAAGGGCGAACACTGAAAGACGGGATAGAGGACGTGCACAACCTGAGCCTTAACGCTCTCGGGATCCAGATGGTGAGGGCGGGTGTGTACGGAAGATATCCGAACGAGGAGGAAGTGGGCATCAGGATCAGAGATGTCACAGACGGCTTTGTCATAGAGCTGGAGAGGGGGGGTGAGCTGATATCCGATCCGGAGACCGTCATAGAGGAAGAAGACGGCCTCATCTATATGTCGTCAGGAATAACCAACAATTTCGGCGAACTTTACGGCATCGGGAACATAGCAAAGAGACTGGACGTTAACATATCGCTGCACACCCCATACTATATGGACCTGGGTTCGAACAACGAGCTGACCGGATCGTGCATCGACAGCATAAGAAGGGCGGCGACCATCGTGAACGCCCTTGACGGAGATGTCGTGGTCACCAACCTGGGCCTTTACACGGGAAAGCTTCCCGAAGAGGAGATAGATGCCAACATCGAAGAGAACGTCGCGGCGATAATGGATTGGTGGAAAGACAACAGGATCAGGCCGAAACTCGGCGTGGAGATAACCGGCCATCAATCGGTATACGGCTCGCTGGACCAGGTGCTGGACCTCTGCGACTCCATTGACGGGGTCGTTCCGGTGATCAACTTCCCCCACCACCATTCGAGGACCAACGGCTCTCTGATGGAATCGGAGGACTTCCTTGAGCTTCTGCAGCAGGTCGAACCATATTGCAAGGACATGATCCACACGGCCTTCGCCGGCGTCGAATACAGCGACGGGAACGAAAAAAGGCTTACTCCGATAAAGAAGGGGGACCTGAGGTTCGAGCCTCTGGCGGAGGCGCTCTGCGACCTCAAGCCGGAAGCGACGATAATATCCGCATCGCCTCTGCTGGAACATGACGCCATGTACATGAGGATCATCAACGAGAGGGTCTTGAGCAAAAGGGTCGCCAGGGCGCTGAAGGAAAAGAGAAAAGCGGAAATGGCCGTTGCCGCAGAGGAATGA